TATCCCAAAGCGATTTCGGTATCTGCCGAAGACCAGGGGATGGAGTACCCGATGATCTGCTGGAACTATGGCCGCCCCGATGAGAAAGGCTTTGTGTCGGAAAGGATAAAGTACGGCAACATCAGCGTGATCATACACGAAGTAGGGCACAACTTTTTCCCGATGATCGTGAATTCTGACGAAAGACAGTGGACGTGGATGGACGAAGGGCTCAACACCTTTATGCAATACCTTGCCGAGCAGGAATACATGCCGAACTACCCGTCGAACCGTGGCCCGGCAGCCAATATCGTGCCTTACATGAGCGGCGACCAGAGCTTTTTGGAGCCGATAATGACGAACTCTGAAGCTATACACCAGTTTGGTTCCAATGCCTATGGCAAGCCGTGCACAGGATTGAATATGCTGCGCGAAGTGGTGATGGGCAAAGAGCTGTTCGACCATGCTTTTAAAACCTATGCCAACCGCTGGAAGTTTAAGCACCCGACACCTGAAGACTTTTTCCGTACCATGGAAGATGCATCGGCGGTAGACCTTGACTGGTTCTGGAGGGGATGGTTCTACACCACCGATTATGTAGATATGGGCATAAAGGAAGTGAAGCAGTATTATGTTACCGAAACACAGCCTGCCACGTTGAAGGATTATAAAGTGAAGAAAGGCCGCTTCAGTGAAGAGTCGGGTCCGTTTGTTTATATGGTCGCGGAAGCCGCCCTTGGCAAGCAGGAAAAAAAGGCTATGGATGCCAAAGACGTAAAGCTGCTGAATGATTACCTTAAAGAGAAATTCACTGCGGAAGACAGGGCAAAGCTTAAAGCGCCCAAATATTTTTATGAAGTAACGTTCGACAAGCCGGGCGATATGCTGATGCCGATACTTGTAGAGCTGGCATTTGAGGATGGCACTACAGAAAGCTACAACTTCCCGGTACAGATATGGAGGAAAAACAACCAGACGGCATCGCGTGTTTTTGCTACCGACAAGCGGGTTAAAAAGATCACGCTCGACCCGAAACTGCTTACCGCCGACATTGATGTGACCAATAACGTTTGGCCAAAAGAAGCCGTAAAGAGCAAATTTGACGAATTGGAAAAAGGAAAGTAATTGGCATTCAGATAATTTATATATTTGGAAAAAACCAACGTATGAAAAAACTATTACTATTCATTGCTTTTTTAATGTCTCTTAATGCTTTTGCACAAACACCTATCCAGGCTTTTTACACCGCATCGCTTATACCGGAAGACAGCAATATTACCAGCTATGACCTGGTAACATCCGCTTCAGGGCCGAACCAGTCAGCGACAGGTGCTAATGTGGTATGGAACTTCAATGATCTTACCCAGGTAACGACCACTGCTACTACCGTGCTCGCGGCTTCTGCCAATGATATTGCCAATTATCCCGGGACAACAATGGCCGTTGAGACTACAACGCAGGGTGGTAACCCATCGTATTATTACCTTGGCACATCAGGAAGTGCAACGTCCCTCACAGGGGCAGACACTTCACAAATGACCATTAAATATACCAATCCGGCACTGATAGGTAACTTCCCGATGAATTATGGTGACAGTACTTCAGATACCGTGGCAGGCACCTTTACGGGCAGTGGCTTTTCCGGGACCTTCACGGGGACAACGTCAACTTCGGTAGATGCCTACGGTACCCTTACTGTAAACGTTGGCTTTAGCGGCCCTAAGAATGTAACAAGGCTTAAGACTCTGCAAAACCTTTCGTTGGTATATATGGGCGTTCCTGTAGGTACGCTTACGCAGACTACCTACAGCTACTATAGCAGCGACTTTATGCTGGGGCCAGTATTCAGGAGTATCAACAGCCATATAGTTGTAGCTGCGCTAAGCATCGACCAGACACAAAACACCCTTGAAGTATATGACCAGATGGCGAATGGCGTTGAAGATTTCAATAACCGCCAGAAGGTTGTAATTGCCCCGAACCCCGTTAAGGATGTACTGCACATCGAAGGCGATGCAGCGATTGAATCAGTAAAGATAATCGATACTACCGGAAGGATAATTGCCGAGGGTAAAAGCAATGACATCCCGGTAAACCAGTTTCCTGCTGGCATTTACCAGGTGCTTGTGAAGGGACAAAGCGGCAGTAAATCCTTAAAAATGGTTAAACAATAAGCCTTTAGGTTAAAAAAGTTATTCAGGGCAATCCCTTTCACTCAACTTTGCGTAACTTTGTTTAATAAATACTCATAGTTATGTTTGGAATTGGCGGAGGGGAATTTTTCCTGATCTTGGTAGTAGTGCTGATGTTGTTCGGGTCGGATAAGATACCTGAAATCGCGCGTACGCTGGGAAAAGGGATGCAGCAGCTGAAAAATGCTACCAACGACATTAAAGCCGAGATACACAATAGCGCCGGTATAGACGACATTAAAAAGACATTTACCGAAATAGGCTCCGAAGATGTATCAAGGGATATAAAGGGCGAGATCGAAAAAATGAAAGAAAGCATCGAAGATACATCCGGTCCTATAAAACGCATCCAGTAATATGCTTGAGTATTTGCAGCAGCTCGACAGGGATGTATTCGTTTACCTTAATTCCCTGGGTTCAGAGACTTTCGACCCTCTTTGGGAAGTCATTACAAAACAGGTAAGCTGGATTCCCATTTTTGCGATCATACTTTATCTCGCGTTCAAAAGGCTCGGCTGGCGCCACGCCCTTTTGGTAGTAGGTATGGTAGCTTTACTGCTGATACTTACCGACCAGGCCACAAACCTTATAAAGAACAGTGTGCAGCGCCTTCGCCCGGGCAATAATCCGGAACTTGAAGGGTTGATAAGGGCAATTCAGCGCAGGCATTCGTTCAGTTTTATATCCGGGCATGCGTCAAATTCTATGGCGGTAGCTTTCTTCTTATACCGGGTATTGCACCCTTATATAAAATACATGGGCTTTTTCTTCCTTTGGCCGCTCATATTCGCCTACAGCCGCATCTATCTGGGGCTGCATTATCCCGGAGATATACTGATGGGCTACCTGTTTGGATTGTTCACAGGATGGCTGGTGCTCAGGCTGTATGTCTACCTTCGCGACCGGTACTTCCCCGAGCACGAAAAATTAGATAACCCGACTAACAGTGAGCCCGTCACGAATGGGTAGTAATACGGTTTCTACGCGGGGGTCTTCTTTTAGCAGGCGGTTGTATTCTAGTAAAACATTGGTGCTTTTATCATTGGCTTTTACAGGTTCCAAAACTTTTCCGCTCCACAATACATTATCCGATAAAATGATGCCGCCTTTATTCATCATCGGCACGATCATTTTAAAGTAATTGATGTAGTTCTCTTTATCGGCATCAATAAAAACAAGGGCGAATTTTTTTTGTAAAGTCGGTATGATTTCCAGCGCATTGCCTAAATGCTGCGTTATCTGATCCTTCCATGGCGACATCCTGAAATATTTTCCCTGAAGGTCATATAACTCTTCATTATTGTCGATGGTGTCCAGTGTGCCGTTCTCCCTAAGGCCTTCAGCAAGGCATAGGGAAGCATATCCGGTATAGGTACCGATCTCAAGGATGTGCTGCGGAGATACCAGCTTGGAAATCATGCTTAACACCCTTCCCTGGAAATGCCCGCTGAGCATGCGGGGCTGCAATATTTTCTGGTGCGTTTCCTTGTTAAGAGCGGCAAGTAGTTCAGGTTCGTTTTCGCTGTGGAAAGCTGCGTAATCTTCCAGTTCTTCGGATATAAAATGCATGGGGTAATTTTTTGCTAAGATACGAAATGACAGGTAGGGTAAACACTGTATTATTTGTTAATATCAATACAAACCCACAGCCTATGAACAAGATAATTACTATTGCTGCCTGCTTTTTTTGTATTGCCGTTTTTTCGCAGGTTACCAATTCCGGGAAGCCACTCAGCTGGGTAACGGAAAACATGGAAGATCTTGAGCCGGTGACAATGCCGCAATTCGATCTTGAAGCCTTACGTGCAGAAGATGAGCGCAATAAAGACAGGGCGGACATTCCATGGCGGTTTGGCTATGAGTTTCTTGTAGACCATAATCTTGGTAATAGCGGTACGTGGCATACATTACCGGATGGCGGACGCATTTGGCGGATACGCTACCGGTCTGCAGGTGCAAAAACGATGAACTTTCTTTTCAGCGATTTTTACATGCCAAAGGGCGCTACGCTATATCTTTATAATAATGGGCGCACCGATTTGCTTGGGGCGTATGATGCACAACAGAATAATGAGCAGCGCGTGTTGGGTACATGGCTCGTAAAAGGAGAGGATATCTGGCTGGAATACTACGAGCCCGCCGATGTAGCCGGGCGGGGACGGCTGGAAATATTTAAGCTGGTGCACGGTTACCGGGCTGCCAGCGACGCTATGAGTGATGACCAGGGATTGAATACTACAGGCGATTGCATGCGCGATGTCGATTGCCCCATGCCGGATATCCAGGCTTATAAGGATATTAATAAAAAGGCTGTAGCGCTCATTTTGGTTGGCGGTTCCTATTTCTGCTCCGGCGCGCTTATAAATAACACCAATAACGATGGCAAACCTTATTTTCTGACCGCAAACCATTGTTATTCCGATCCTGCGCTATGGGCTTTCCGCTTCAACTGGATAAGCCCGAACCCCGTTTGCGGTGAAGTGGGCGACAGCACCTCCAATGCGCCTGGCTTTTACCAGACCTCGAGCGGCGCAAACCTGGTAGCTAAATATTTTTATTCAGATTTTTGCCTCGTAGAGATACCATCGCAGCTTCCTGCCCTGTGGGACCTCGTATGGCTGGGATGGGACCATAGCGATACCACCCCGGCATCTACTTTTAGCATCCATCATCCCGCGGGCGATATCATGAAGGTGAACCGCGATCTCGACCAGCCTCTGCCGAGTATCGGCTTATTTTGGACCGTTGAGAATTGGGAGATGGGGGCAAATGCCGGAGGCTCTTCAGGCTCTCCGCTATTCGATAACAATGGTCGTGTGATCGGGCAATTGAAAGGCGGAAGTTCGGGGTGCAACGGCACTTCGTCCAATAACCTCCACGATATTTACGGAAGGTTTGGCATATCCTGGGAAGGCGGTGGCACTCCCGATTCGAGGCTGAAAGACTGGCTCGATCCTGCAGCTACGGGCGCAATGACAGCCGACTACTACATCCGGCCTGATCATCCCGTTGATGTAGAGCTAAACCTGGAATCACTCCTCACAGCTTTCTGCACCGATACCGGTTTTGCGACTGTTAATGTGATCAACGCCGGTACCGAACCGCTCCAGAACCTTCAATTAAGCTATAGCGTCAATTCAGGCCCGCCACAAATTGTCAGTTGGACGGGCAACCTCATGCATGGTGATAATTTTCCGTTGCAACTTCCCCCATTGAACGGTATCGCGGGCCAAAATTCAGTAGAGATCTCAGTTGTAACAGCAAATGGAGTTAACGACCCAAATACATCGAATAATACCGTATCCGGCAATTTTAATGTACTGCATTTTGGCACCGGTAATGTGCACCTGCACCTGCATACCGATTATTTCGGCAACGAAAGCAGTTGGGAGCTACAGGATGCCAACGGGGCGCTGCTTTATAGCGACGCAGGCCTTTCAGGGGATTCCGATTACGAGTATGATTTCGATCTCAGTGCAGAAGGCTGCTATAATTTCATCATGTCCGATCAGCATGGCGACGGGATGTGCTGCAGCTTTGGCCCGGGTGTGTACAGGCTTACCGCAGCAAACGGTGCTTTGATAGCGGAAGGTAGCCGGTTCGGTTTTTACGATTTTGTGAGCTTCCGGCTTTTTAATGGGCTTTCACTGGCTGAAAATGCCCTGCAGAATGTCAATATCTATCCGAATCCCTCCCAGGGATTGGTAACTGTCGAACAGCCGGGCAGCAATGCGCTTGATTATGTGGTTTATAATGTTTTGGGTCAGGAAACAATGAAGGGTACTGTTGCCGGGCAAAGATCGGTACTGGATATCACGGCCGCCCCTGATGGCGTTTACATTATAAAGCTTGAAGAAAAAAAAACAGGCAGGTTGATAAATTTCAGGCTTATAAAAGAATAGGCAGGGTTAAAGCGTTAAATAGATGTAATTTTCGCAAACAGTAATAAGCATTATTACAAAATACATTATTTTTACGCCCCTAAACCTAAACGAATGAAACTTAAATTTACTTTCTTGCTGATGCTTTTTGTGGGCATTGGCTATAGTCAGGTGACCAATGAAGGCAAGCCTGCAAGCTGGAAACTCCATAGCCTTGAAAATCTAGTGCCCCACACTATGCCGAAGTTCGACCTGAAAGCGCTCGAAGCCGAAGACAAGGCCAACGAGAACAGGAAAGATATACCATGGCGTTTTGGTACCGAGTTTTTGGTAGACCACAACCTGCAGAACAGTGGCAAATGGCATACGCTGCCTAATGGCGACAGGATATGGAGGATACGCTACTTGTCGAAAGGGGCAAAGACCCTCAACTTTCTTTTTAGTGATTTTTACATGCCAAAAGGTGGCAAAGTATATCTTTATAATAATGACCATACCGATTTGCTTGGCGCCTATGACGAAGCCCAGAACAATGATGAAAGGGTATTGGGAACATGGCTGGTAAAAGGCGAGGACATCTGGATAGAATACTATGAGCCGCTTGCCGTAGCCGGGCAGGGAAAGCTTGAAATATTCAAGGTTATCCACGGTTACCGTACTTCAGATGGCATGACGAAAGCAGTGGACGACGACCTCAACGGTTCCGGTGCGTGCAACTATGATGTTGAGTGCTACATGGGCGATATAGATGGCTTTAAAGACGTCAACAAAAAGGGTATAGCGCTGCTTATTACAAACAATAACAGTTTTTGCTCAGGTTCCCTTGTAAATAACACAAGCAATGATGGCACACCATACCTTCTTACTGCCAATCACTGCTACTCCAATCCGGCACAATGGGCCTTCCGCTTTAACTGGATAAGCCCGAACCCCGTTTGTTCAGGTAACGAGCCAAGTACAACCAATGCACCAAACTTCTACCAAACGGCCAGCGGTGCTACCCTAAAGGCAAAACGGGGCGGGAGCGATTTCTGCCTTGTGCAGATAACTGCAAACCTGCCGTCATCATGGGATTTGGTTTGGAACGGATGGGACCGCACGGACACAACACCAGCCTCGACCTTTGGTATTCACCACCCGGCGGGCGATATTATGAAAACATGCCGTGATTTCGATGCTCCTTCGCCCCAGGTCGATGGCGACGGCGTTAGCCTTTGGGTAATCGGCAGCTGGGATATGGGCGTAACCGAAGGCGGATCATCCGGTTCGCCGCTATTCAATAATGAAGGACGCATAATAGGGCAGCTGTTCTATGGCGAAGCCGCCTGCGACGGCACCCAGAACAACGGCCAATTCGATGCCTTTGGCCGCTTTGCGGTTTCATGGGATGCTGGTAGTACCGCTGCCACAAGGCTAAAAGAATGGCTGGACCCAAACAATACGGGCGCTACTATGGTAGATCCGTACCCTGCTCAGGAAACACTTGCACTGAATGCCAAAATGCTTATTCAGGATATTGGCCTTCAGCAATGTGGCACTACAATTTCACCGGTGCTAAGGCTCATTAACAAAGGCACAGAACCATTAGTGTCGGCACAAATAAATTATACACTAAATGATGGTACTCCTGCTGTATACAACTGGACAGGCAGCCTTAATAGTAACCAGGCAGCGGATATCGAATTGCCTCAGCTTAACGGCGCATCGGGCGAAAATGTACTCAATGTAACCCTCACGCTGCCAAATGGCGGAACTGACCAGGACACTTCCAACAACACAGCAACAACCACATTCATGGCAAGGGTATTCGATATAACTAATATTAACCTCAGCCTGTTTACCGATTACTATTCCGAAGAGACTTCATGGGAGCTCAGGAACGAGGCCGGTGATGTACTGTACGAAGGCGGCGGCAATTACGATTCGTTCCAGCAGTACAACGAAACTTTTGAACTTACAGAAGAAGGCTGCTATACCTTTACGATTTTTGATACAGAAGGCGATGGTATCTGTTGCGCCTATGGTTCCGGAAATTATACCCTTACAACGACCGGCGGTACAATAGTGGCCGAGGGCGGGTCATTTGGCGAATCGGAATCAATAAGCTTCAGGCTTCAGGATACAACAGGCACCGGCGAAAATTCGCTTAAGGCAGCAATTAAGGTATATCCAAACCCTTCTAATGGCGTTTTCAATATTACAGGTTCTGATTCGTCGCTGAAATATGAGCTGTTCAACGTGCTTGGCCAGCAGGTTAAGGCAGGCGAATTGGCCGCAGGCTCCGGTACGCTGGATATTTCGTCGGCTGCTAACGGGGTGTATATCCTCAAAATGGCCGACGCTACAGGCAGGCAGGCCAGCTATAAGCTTACCAAAAAATAATATTTAACATTCCGCTACTTCCATGAGTGTAGCTCTTCCCCTCCATTGGAGGGGTGCCTGAAGGGCGGGGTGGTTTCATAAAAAGAGGCTGTTCGAAATGATTTTCGAATAGCCTTTTCTTTTTAAGATCTGCGCCAATCCGTGAAAATCTGCCCGATCCGCAGCCTGTTCCTTTAGATGCGGGATCATCGGCGTTCCAATTTCAATCCCTATTCAATATTCGCAAATAGTTACTACCTTTGCGCCATGCAAACGGAAAAGAAAGACATAAGGGCGCTTACAAAAGAACAGCTTCGCGATTTTTTTGTGGCAAATGGGGATAAGGCATTCCGGGGCAACCAGGTATACGAATGGCTGTGGAGCAAGCGCGCGCACAGCTTTGACGACATGACCAATGTAGCTAAGCCCACACGCCAGATGCTGGAAGATAACTTTGTCATCAACCATATACATGTAGATGAGATGCAGCAAAGCAGCGACGGCACGGTAAAAAATGCCGTACGCCTGCACGATGGCCTGGTGGTAGAGTCGGTACTGATACCCACCAAGACCCGGACCACAGCTTGTGTGTCGAGCCAGGTAGGGTGCAGCCTCGACTGCAACTTTTGCGCTACGGCTAGGCTTAAACGCATGCGTAACCTCAACCCGGACGAGATTTACGATCAGGTGGCTGCTATAGACAGTGAAAGCCGCCTGTATCACAACAGACCGTTATCCAACATCGTCTTTATGGGTATGGGCGAGCCGCTCATGAACTATAATAATGTACTGAAAGCTATAGAGAAGATCACCTCACCCGAAGGGCTGGGGATGTCGGCAAAGCGTATTACCGTTTCTACTTCGGGCTTGCCCAAAATGATAAAAAAGCTGGCGGACGATGAGGTGCGCTTCAAGCTGGCGGTATCACTGCATTCTGCAATTGATGAGGTGCGGTCCAGGATCATGCCTTTCAGCGAGAATTTCCCGCTTAAGGACCTGCGGGAGTCACTTGAATATTGGTACAGCAAAACCAAAAGCCGCGTTACCTACGAATATGTGGTTTGGAAAGGCATCAACGACAGAAAAGAAGACATTGATGCCCTGGTGAAATTCTGCCGCTATGTACCCTGTAAGGTCAATCTTATAGAATACAACCCTATAGATGACGGCGAATTCCAGCAGGCCGATCCGGAAACGATAGAGGCCTATATAAAAGCGCTCGAACGCGATGGCATTGTGGTAAAAGTACGCCGCAGCCGCGGAAAAGACATAGATGCTGCCTGTGGGCAGTTGGCCAATAAAAACGAATCTTCGGCGAACGTTTAAACTTTGATAATTCCTTCTGAAGGGTAGGGGTTTTTCTTATCTTTGGGGCTCCATGAAAATAACCGAGCAGATCAAGCAGCCTATAGCGCAGGAAATGGAACTTTTCGAGAAAAAGTTCCGCGATTCCATGTCTTCAAAAGTAGCGCTGCTCAACAGGATCACCTATTATATCGTAAACCGAAAGGGCAAGCAGATGCGCCCCATGTTCGTATTTCTTACCGCCAAAATGATTAGCGGCGGTACGGTAAACGAACGTACCTATCGCGGGGCATCTGTTATTGAGCTGATACATACGGCAACGCTCGTTCATGACGATGTAGTAGACGACAGCAACCGCCGCAGGGGCTTTTTCTCTATCAACGCCTTATGGAAAAATAAGATCGCTGTTCTGGTTGGCGACTTCCTTCTGTCAAAAGGGTTATTACTTTCTATTGACAATGGTGATTTCGACCTGCTCCGTATCATCTCAGTTGCCGTGCGCGAAATGAGCGAAGGCGAATTACTGCAGATCGAAAAAGCAAGGAGGCTCGATATTACGGAAGATATTTATTACGAGATCATCCGCCAAAAAACAGCTACCCTTATCGCTGCGTGTTGTTCGCTTGGGGCGTGCTCTGTAGAGCCTAATGGCGTACATACGGAAAAAATGCGCAAATTCGGAGAACTCATTGGTATGGCTTTCCAGATCAAGGATGACCTTTTTGATTATACCGATGATGCTATTGGCAAACCTACCGGTATCGATATTAAGGAGCAAAAAATGACATTGCCGCTTATCTATGCCCTGAACAATTGCGCAAGGGATGAAAAGAAATGGCTTATCAATTCCGTTAAGAACCATAATAAAGATAAAAAGCGTGTTAAGGAAGTCATTGCCTTTGTGAAGCAAAAGGGTGGGCTTGCATACGCGGAACAAAGGATGGCGCAGTTTCGTGAAGAGGCGCTCCTGATTCTGGCTGATTATCCTTCATCCGTTTATAAAGATGCACTCGTCCTGATGGTGAATTATGTCATCGAAAGGAAAATCTAGCAATAATTAACCCAGTATTGTAGTTTTTTACCGAGAAAAATCACCTGCACTTTTCCAATGATTAGCTAATAAGAACTATACATTACCTTAACAATATCGTTTTAGGCTCTTTTTTTGAATTACTACATTTTTCCGAAACTGTTTGATTTATCAGATAATATGCGTTTTTTTATTAAAATAGATAAGGAATCGACTTCGTATAGTATTTATAATTGCGAATTAAAATTATAGAATTAAAAATCTTATTAAGTTTATCCTAACAAATACCAGAGTAAGAATCTCAATGTTCTGTTCTTATTTGTTGATTGAGGAAAAACATAGTCGCGCTTAATGTGGCTACTTCAAAAATATATATAGATTAAAGGAATGCAGCGGGTTTTACACATTGCCGCAATTTAAAAGAATAGTTTTTTATTTGTTTAGTTAAAAAGGCTGCCCCCCTGATTGGCAGCCTTTTTTTATTTTATGGCATACTGATAATCGGCGAAACAGCGTTGTAACTATAACCTCGCCTTATTATGAATGTAACAGGATATATTATATCACTTTGCTGTGCAGTTTTCTTCACTGCTCATTCACAGACAGCTGATGATATCAGGAAAATGGTAAATGACGTTGGTGCCGACAACAGCAACTTTTACTATGAGATACCTTTTGAGTATCCGGGAGAAATTGTGATTCGCGCAGAAGTAGGCGGGGAGCTTCATAACTTCCTTTTTGATACAGGCGGCTACACCATGATCGATGCCGCTTTGCTTCAAAAAAACAATTTTACTATTCTTGGAAAACAGCTTTTAAGCAGCACTAACGGGCTGGCGAAAGAAACCGATATTGTAAAAGCAGGGCAATTCAACATCGGTGGCCTGGTATTTAACGATGTGAAGGCCTACTGTATCGAGCTTGACAATTCTCCAAAACTGCAATGCATGGTCGATGGCGGCATCATTGGCTCGGCGATTATTCAAAATTATATTTGGCAGATAGATTATCCCAATAAAAAAATCATAGTTACCGATAATATAGAACGGCTTCCCGGAATGGAAGGCGCTTTAAAGATCCCGGTTTACCTGAATGGAAATCTCCAGCCCTATTTTATGTCGCGCATCAATGGCAGGTCGCAATGGCTGATGTTCGATACCGGTTGCGCCTCGCAATTATGGATAGGAGATAAGGATGCCACTAATTTTATCGATACGGCTCCTGCCAAGACTAAAATCATTGGCGGGTCGGTAGAAACACATCACGGCAGGGTTTCAGATGGTATCAATGTCTTTAAAGCCGACTGTGTAGTTAATGGTTTGGAATTTAATGCAACACCGGCCTATTACAGAGAAGGCTCGGGGCTTACACTGTTTGGTAATCCCGTAATAAAGGATTATATCGTGACTCTAAATTTCGCGCAGGGCGAAATGTATTTTAAGCCCATAAAAGAAAAACCTGCTGCAAAACAATGGGAGGGTTTTGGATTTACCCTTGAATACATGGAAGGCGATTATAAGATAGCAACCGTTATTGCCGGCACTGCCGCTGAAAAGGCGGGCCTGGTGCCGGGTGACAGGATTACGGTCATCAATGGCAAAAAGATTACATGCCCTGATTTTTGCGGTTGCTGGCAGGAATTCTCACAATTGCTCGAAAATTCGCAGGAAGTTATCCTCACTGCCAATAAAAATGGGAAAGCCCGGCAAGTAAAAATTACTAAGGGAAAAATATTTTGAATTTTATTTAAATACATCTTATTGTAATTCAAATACTTGTGTATTTTTATAAAAAATAGTAAGGAGTCCATGCAACCATTTTGAAAAGCTATTCGTCTATGCTAATAGAAGTCAGTTAGTAATTGAGAAATGAGGACAGCCTTCCGAACCAACAACAAACCAAAACAGGATTTTGAAAGTAATTGCCTTACATCAGGACGAAAAGGAGATCATAAGCCTGGCCGCCGAAAATAACCGGCATGCCCAGCAGAAGATCTACTCAAAACACGCGCCGAAGATGCTGAGTATCTGCCGGCAGTATATAAAGGACCTGCACCAGGCTGAAGACATAATGATAACTGCTTTTATGAAGGTCTTTACCAACCTGAAGAACTTTGAGCACAAAGGCAGTTTTGAAGGATGGATAAGGCGCATCATGGTAAACGAATGCATATCTTATCTGAGGGTGCAGAAGAAAGTAGGGTTTTTGGAAGATGAATTTTTT
Above is a genomic segment from Flavobacterium album containing:
- a CDS encoding polyprenyl synthetase family protein; the protein is MKITEQIKQPIAQEMELFEKKFRDSMSSKVALLNRITYYIVNRKGKQMRPMFVFLTAKMISGGTVNERTYRGASVIELIHTATLVHDDVVDDSNRRRGFFSINALWKNKIAVLVGDFLLSKGLLLSIDNGDFDLLRIISVAVREMSEGELLQIEKARRLDITEDIYYEIIRQKTATLIAACCSLGACSVEPNGVHTEKMRKFGELIGMAFQIKDDLFDYTDDAIGKPTGIDIKEQKMTLPLIYALNNCARDEKKWLINSVKNHNKDKKRVKEVIAFVKQKGGLAYAEQRMAQFREEALLILADYPSSVYKDALVLMVNYVIERKI
- the rlmN gene encoding 23S rRNA (adenine(2503)-C(2))-methyltransferase RlmN yields the protein MQTEKKDIRALTKEQLRDFFVANGDKAFRGNQVYEWLWSKRAHSFDDMTNVAKPTRQMLEDNFVINHIHVDEMQQSSDGTVKNAVRLHDGLVVESVLIPTKTRTTACVSSQVGCSLDCNFCATARLKRMRNLNPDEIYDQVAAIDSESRLYHNRPLSNIVFMGMGEPLMNYNNVLKAIEKITSPEGLGMSAKRITVSTSGLPKMIKKLADDEVRFKLAVSLHSAIDEVRSRIMPFSENFPLKDLRESLEYWYSKTKSRVTYEYVVWKGINDRKEDIDALVKFCRYVPCKVNLIEYNPIDDGEFQQADPETIEAYIKALERDGIVVKVRRSRGKDIDAACGQLANKNESSANV
- a CDS encoding RNA polymerase sigma factor, with product MKVIALHQDEKEIISLAAENNRHAQQKIYSKHAPKMLSICRQYIKDLHQAEDIMITAFMKVFTNLKNFEHKGSFEGWIRRIMVNECISYLRVQKKVGFLEDEFFVEDTFNNIESHFSVEDIQSLIDSLPDGYKMVFNLYAIEGFKHQEIAKMLGISEGTSKSQLSHARKMLQEQINKQKNYVNGTE
- a CDS encoding aspartyl protease family protein — translated: MNVTGYIISLCCAVFFTAHSQTADDIRKMVNDVGADNSNFYYEIPFEYPGEIVIRAEVGGELHNFLFDTGGYTMIDAALLQKNNFTILGKQLLSSTNGLAKETDIVKAGQFNIGGLVFNDVKAYCIELDNSPKLQCMVDGGIIGSAIIQNYIWQIDYPNKKIIVTDNIERLPGMEGALKIPVYLNGNLQPYFMSRINGRSQWLMFDTGCASQLWIGDKDATNFIDTAPAKTKIIGGSVETHHGRVSDGINVFKADCVVNGLEFNATPAYYREGSGLTLFGNPVIKDYIVTLNFAQGEMYFKPIKEKPAAKQWEGFGFTLEYMEGDYKIATVIAGTAAEKAGLVPGDRITVINGKKITCPDFCGCWQEFSQLLENSQEVILTANKNGKARQVKITKGKIF